From the Salvelinus alpinus chromosome 12, SLU_Salpinus.1, whole genome shotgun sequence genome, the window ctgccagatggtgaagcgtgattcatcacccaATGAATGCGTTTCCAATGTTCCagatggcggtgagctttacaccactccagccaacgcttagcattgcgcatggtgatcttaggcttgtgtgcggctgctcggccacggaaacccatttcattacgCTCCCGAGGAAcggttattgtgctgacgttgcttccagaggcagtttataactcagtagtgagtgttgcaactgaggacagacaatttgtaTATGCTATGCCCTTCAGCACCcggtggtcctgttctgtgagcttgtgtggcctaacacttcgcggctgagccgttgttgcttcttgaggtttccacttcataataacagcatttacagttgacccgGGCAGCTATGGaagggcagacatttgatgaactgacttgttggaaaggtggcatcctatgacggtgccaagttgaaagtcactgagctcttcagtaaggccattctactgccaatgtttgtctatggagattgcatggctgtgcactagattttatacacctgtcccgCAACGGGTGTGGCCGAACCCAAaataaaggggtgtccacatacttttgtatatataatgtaaaAAGTAAATGCCTTTCAGAATGCGATGCTCACATTACTTTTGATATGAGTGTCTTGTCATAAGAGAAGATGTTTTGGTGATTAAATCAATGTTTTCATGATATTTCACAGTAAACTTTTAAATATTTGGATCAATGGTTTTGTGGTGAAAAATGTATTCGAACAAAATGAACGATCAATAAAACTTTTTGTTTTTAAGACTGGCTGCATTACAAGTGAACCAGTTTGGAGTTTTTTTTAGGAAGAGTTTTGGAAAATTCAGCACGTGAAAATAGGACCAAAGTTATTGAAAAGATAATTGTAAtgcagaactgtgtgtgtgtatctcagtTGATATTGCATGGCACTTGTAGCGCCAGGGTTGTGGGCTTGATTCACTACTGTAAGTGATTCACTactgcactcactactgtaagtgactcttgataagagtgtctgctaaaatatGCAACTGTCAAGTGTTCATGAACATCTGCTTATCAAATGGGTCATCACACAAGCTTATCATCTGCTTATGACATCATCTGTTCTCTCCATTTAATCTCATTCTAGTTCCGGTCTATTATATTCCTTTAAGAGATGGTTTGGACTGACTACCTGGGAATTAAAAACACTCTGAACCTAGAACACAGCCAACGAACATTCATCGTTGATGGCCTGTGCTCCTCATAGGGCGATAGgcctaagtaagtaagtaagtaatcCCTTTCTATATATTACTGATGGGAGGTATTCACATACCCAGTTGACATATGTGGGCACAATATTCATGTACAGTTATTCTGCATACATTTTGCACAACAATAATTAATATACTGTAAATCTCAATTACGAATTCAACCCATAATGTAGGACTACTCTTCAAATATTCAATGCAAAGCTACCAAATGACAACGCTTATTCTTATAGGATTCTGATTATTTactttgatgatgatgatgttgatcattagctatcaaatcaaatcaaatcaagtttattttatatagcccttcgtacatcagctaatatctcgaagtgctgtacagaaacccagcctaaaaccccaaacagcaagcaatgcaggtgtagaagcacggtggctaggaaaaactccctagaaaggccaaaacctaggaagaaacctagagaggaaccaggctatgaggggtggccagtcctcttctggctgtgccgggtggagattataacagaactatgccaagatgttcaaaatgttcataagtgacaagcatggtcaaataataatcatgaatcattttcagttggcttttcatagccgatcattaagagttgaaaatagcaggtctgggacaggtggcggttccataaccgcaggcagaacagttgaaactggaatagcagcaaggccaggtggactggggacagcaaggagtcatcatgcccggtagtcctgacgtatggtcctagggctcaggtcctccgagagagagaaagaaagagagaaggagagaattagagagagccaagattttcaaaatgttcataaatgacaagcatggtcaaataataatcaggaataaatatcagttggcttttcatggccgatcattaagagttgaaaacagcaggtctgggacaggtaggggttccataaccgcaggcagaacagctgaaactggaatagcagcaaggccaggcggactggggacagcaaggagtcatcatgaccggtttgccgtgacgtatggtcctagggctcaggttctccgagagagagaaagaaagagagaacgagagaattagagagagcatacttaaatttacacaggacactggataagatagtagaagtactccaggtataaccaactgaccctagccccccgacacataaactactgcagcataaatactggaggctgagacaggaggggtcaggagacactgtggccccatcagaagaaacccccggacagggccaaacaggaaggatataaccccacccactttgccaaagcacagcccccacaccactagagggatatcttcaaccaccaacttacaatcctgagacaaggccgagtatagcccacaaagatctccaccacagcacaaaccaaggggggggcgccaacccagacaggaagatcacgtcagtaactcaacccactcaagtgacgcacccctcccagggacggcatgaaagagcaccagtaagccagtgactcagcccctgtaatagggttagaggcagagaatcccagtggagagaggggaaccggccaggcagagacagcaagggcggttcgttgctccagagcctttccgttcaccttcacactcctgggccagactacactcaatcatatgacctactgaagagataagtcttcagtaaagacttaaaggttgagaccgagtctgcgtctctcacatgggtaggcagaccgttccataaaaatggagatctataggagaaagccctgcctcccgctgtttgcttagaaattctagggacaattaggaggcctgcgtcttgtgaccgtagcgtacgtataggtatgtacggcaggaccaactcggaaagataggtaggagcaagcccatgtaacgctttataggttaacagtaaaaccttgaaatcagcccttgccttaacaggaagccagtgtagggaagctagcactggagtaatatgatcaaatttcttggttctagtcaggattctagcagccgtatttagcactaactgaagtttatttagtgctttatccgggtagccggaaggtagagcattgcagtagtctaacctagaagtaacaaatgcatggcaaaatttttctgcatcatttttggacagaaaatttctgatttttgcaatgttacgtagatggaaaaaagctgtccttgaaacagtcttgatatgttcgtcaaaagagagatcagggtcaagagtaacgccgaggtccttcacagttttatttgagacgactttacaaccatcaagattaattgtcagatttaacagaagatctctttgtttcttgggacctagaacaagcatctctgttttgtccgagtttaaaagtagaacgtttgcagccatccacttccttatgtctgaaacacaggcttctagcgagggcaattttggggcttcaccatgtttcattgaaatgtacagctgtgtgtcatccgcatagcagtgaaagttaacattatgttttcgaataacatccccaagaggtaaaatatatagtgaaaacaatagtggtcctaaaacggaaccttgtggaacaccgaaatgtacagttgatttgtcagaggacaaaccattcacagagacaaactgatatctttccgacaggtaagatctaaaccaggccagaacttgtccgtgtagaccaatttgggtttccagtctctccaaaagaatgtggtgatcgatggtgtcaaaggcagcactaaggtctagtagcatgaggacagatgcagagcctctaGCTATCCTATTCACAACACATAATAGAGTGGTTTTGCATCTCCTGTATTCGGATGTCTGTTGTGTCAAACCAACAAACCCAGACAAACCCCCGTCAAGCGCCTGTTGCTGTCAAGCACCTATAATCACTGCTGTCAGGCCCCTCTGTTCAATAACACGGGCCTGTTAGATAGTCAACACACAAACAGCCGCCACGGTGTACTGTCAATTTACAGAGCCTCGTCAAATACTTCGGCCAAATGTTAACATCTGAACTGGCTGTCATTGATGGCAAAGGAAGGCCTTTAACACTGTGCAAGGTTAATTAAACGTCAAATCCTTTGCCCTTCTTTgactagagagatagagggggagatagaaagagagtacagagcgagaaagggagagcgagagagagagagagagagagagagagagagagagagagagagagagagagagagagagagagagagagcgaaagagagagaaagagagagaaagagagagaaagagagagaaagagagagaaagagagagaaagagagagagaggatttgtATTTACTGGTTTTCTTTGTTTTGGGAAGCTTGAACCATTCAATTCGAAGCACATAAAAACAACAGTGTGCTTTTGGTTATATCATCACGTAAGTACTCAGATTAAGTTTGGGTATAACGGAAACAAAAGTAATGACTTCAATCCAAATATGAATAGATACAATAATACTATATTGCTGTGCATTGTGGGTGTGCTTGATTTAAACCCTGGAGCATGTCCATTTGATTTCAAACTACTGTATGTATTTAATCTTCAACACAAAAGCCCGGGCAAAAAAAGACACACTTCTTCACCATCTCTAATACTCCTATTGTCTACATTAGGCTCACGTGTCAAAAGATGGCAGGCGAGCCTTACGACTCACCTCCAGCGACTTATTCAGACAATGGAAGTAAGCGAGGAAGAAAAGCCAGGAAATCCCCAACAAGATAAGAGTACAGTTGGAAGCTATATTTATTGTGACCTCATTCTATTCGACCCAGAGTGATAGTTTATTACCACTGTCAACTGGATGCCATTCTTCTCGGCAACTTTTCTAAATGATCACCTCTAGTTCTGCACTTTTAAATCTAAAAACAAAAAAGTATATTCTGAGTGTGGGAGCTAGTTGCACTCAGCTGAGAGAGGATGCCtgcttgaaatcaaatcaaatcaaattgtatttgttatgtgtcaaatacaacaggtgtagaccttacagtgaatgcttacttacaagcccttaaccaacaatgcagttttaagaaaatatgtgtgcacacacactcacacacacacacacacacacacacacacacacacacacacacacacacacacacacacacacacacacacacacacacacacacacacacacacacacacacacacacacacacacacacacacacacaccacaccacacacaccgaacacatagagggagaacacagagagaataTCAGTTGCCTCCTTTAGTTCTTTAAACCCATATCATCGAACAATCAGGGTTTTATTCAAAGATTATAGGAGTCACCGCTGCAAAGTAAGAAACCCTGAAAACCTCCTCATATCAGTTGATAGATTGCAGACACACTCAGCACATTGTACACCTGCCCGCTCCAACTGGCATTGACCTTTGCCTCTATCGGAGAAAAAAATACAAGGCTGACATCCAAACACATATAATTGATCTCTCTTACACTCTGAGAGGTCACACCAATTATGTCCAGTGTGGAGGAGGAGCTgacaggaggagggggaggatgaggaggggtgaggactAATTATCTTAAGGCCTGGTGGTGAGATCTATCTTTTttcttctcttccctccttctcttcttctctcaatAAGACTGAAAATGCAAAACAGGAGTCAGAAAAATGTGCCACCTGTAGGTCACCCTCCGTTGCTCTATCGCTCCTTGATTCTCAACTTGTTTTCACTCTCCTTGTGTCTCAACTTGTTTTCACTCTCCTTGTGTCTCAACTTGTTTTCACTCTCCTTGTTTCTCAACTTGTTTTCACTCTCCTTGTGTCTCAACTTGTTTTCACTCTCATTGTGTCTCAACTTGTTTTCACTCTCCTTGTGTCTCAACTTGTTTTCACTCTCACTGTGTCTCAACTTGTTTTCACTCTCCTTGTTTCTCAACTTGTTTTCACTCTCCTTGTGTCTCAACTTGTTTTCACTCTCCTTGTGTCTCAACTTGTTTTCACTCTCCTTGTTTCTCAACTTGTTTTCACTCTCATTGTTTCTCAACTTGTTTTCACTCTCATTGTGTCTCAACTTGTTTTCACTCTCCTTGTGTCTCAACTTGTTTTCACTCTCCTTGTTTCTCAACTTGTTTTCACTCTCCTTGTTTCTCAACTTGTTTACACTCTCCTTGTGTCTCAACTTGTTTTCACTCTCCTTGTGTCTCAACTTGTTttccctctccctttttctcAACTTGTCTTCACTCTCCTTGTTTCTCAACTTGTTTTCACTCTCCTTGTGTCTCAACTTGTTTTCACTCTCCTTGTGTCTCAACTTGTTTTCACTCTCCTTGTGTCTCAACTTGTTTTCACTCTCCTTGTTTCTAAACTTGTTTTCACTCTCCTTGTTTCTCAACTTGTTTTCACTCTCATTGTTTCTCAACTTGTTTTCATTCTCCTTGTTTCTCAACTTGTTTTCACTCTCCTTGTGTCTCAacttgttttcactgtcattgttTCTCAACTTGTTTTCACTCTCCTTGTTTCTCAACTTGTTTTCACTCTCCTTGTGTCTCAACTTGTTTTCACTCTCATTGTTTCTCAACTTGTTTTCACTCTCCTTGTGTCTCAACTTGTTTTCACTCTCATTGTTTCTCAACTTGTTTTCACTCTCCTTGTTTCTCAACTTGTTTTCACTCTCATTGTTTCTCAACTTGTTttcactctccttctttctcaACTTGTTTTCACTCTCCTTGTGTCTCAACTTGTTttccctctccctttttctcAACTTGTCTTCACTCTCCTTGTTTCTCAACTTGTTTTCACTCTCCTTGTGTCTCAACTTGTTTTCACTCTCCTTGTGTCTCAACTTGTTTTCACTCTCCTTGTGTCTCAACTTGTTTTCACTCTCCTTGTTTCTAAACTTGTTTTCACTCTCCTTGTTTCTCAACTTGTTTTCACTCTCATTGTTTCTCAACTTGTTTTCACTCTCCTTGTTTCTCAACTTGTTTTCACTCTCCTTGTGTCTCAACTTGTTTTCACTCTCATTGTTTCTCAACTTGTTTTCACTCTCCTTGTTTCTCAACTTGTTTTCACTCTCCTTGTGTCTCAACTTGTTTTCACTCTCATTGTTTCTCAACTTGTTTTCACTCTCCTTGTGTCTCAACTTGTTTTCACTCTCATTGTTTCTCAACTTGTTTTCACTCTCCTTGTTTCTCAACTTGTTTTCACTCTCATTGTTTCTCAACTTGTTTTCACTCTCCTTGTTTCTCAACTTGTCTTCACTCTCCTTGTTTCTCAACTTGTTTTCACTCTCCTTGTGTCTCAACTTGTTTTCACTCTCATTGTTTCTCAACTTGTTTTCACTCTCCTTGTTTCTCAACTTGTTTTCACTCTCCTTGTGTCTCAACTTGTTTTCACTCTCATTGTTTCTCAACTTGTTTTCACTCTCATTGTTTCTCAACTTGTTTTCACTCTCCTTGTGTCTCAACTTGTTTTCACTCTCCTTGTGTCTCAACTTGTTTTCACTCTCCTTGTGTCTCAACTTGTCTTCACTCTCCTTGTGTCTCAACTTGTTTTCACTCTCCTTGTGTCTCAACTTGTTTTCACTCTCCTTGTTTCTCAACTTGTTTTCACTCTCCTTGTGTCTCAACTTGTTTTCACTCTCCTTGTGTCTCAACTTGTTTTCACTCTCCTTGTGTCTCAACTTGTTTTCACTCTCCTTGTTTCTCAACTTGTTTTCNNNNNNNNNNNNNNNNNNNNNNNNNNNNNNNNNNNNNNNNNNNNNNNNNNNNNNNNNNNNNNNNNNNNNNNNNNNNNNNNNNNNNNNNNNNNNNNNNNNNACTcattctctttttctctgttGTCTAATTTGAAGACACTCCACGTCACCCCTGTCGCCTGTCACATGAACACACACGTTACACTATTATGTAACATCAGTCTAACTGTattgttacatactgtatatcccaTCACTTATGAGGGAGGGAGTAGGTTAGTACTGTCATTGCCCTAGGTGTGCCAATCATTATTCTAGTACGTGTGAGTAACGACCGGGCTAGAGAGGAATTGAGGACATTTTCAAAGAGGTGATGAGCCGCTTGTCGACAAGCTAAGAGAGGAGCTAAGAGGAGCAACACTGGAGTAACAtattggagagagggagagagagagagagagagaaacagatagagagacagagagagagacagctaagAATCCATATTCCATTGTGACAATCACAAccgaatgcattcaactgaaagatagagggaaagaacgaaagagaaacagagagacagagagacagagcgagagagagagagagagagagagagagagagagagagagagggaagagagtagagcgagacagagagaaagagagagagagagacagagagagcgagagagagagagagagagagagagagagagagagagagagagagagagagagagagagagagagagagagagagagagagagagagagagagagagagagagagagagagagagagagagagagagagagagaacatggtagagggagagaaagagggatagagatagaagGGTGTGAAAGGAAGGGGATAGAGGGGAAAGCAGAATGAGGGACAGAGGTGTAAGAATGGAGAGGTGTAGTGAGAGTGGAGGGATTGAAGGAGGATAGGaggaagggatagagggatgaatcAGAATGAGGGAAAGAGGTGTAAGAATGGATAGGTGTAGTGAGAGTGGAGGGATTGAAGAAGGAtaggaggaagagatagagggaggaatcaGAATGAGGGAAAGAGGTGTAAGAATGGAGAGGTGTAGTGAGAGTGGAGGGATTGAAGGAGGAtaggaggaagagatagagggaggaagtGCACTGACTGGTTTTAATTAGCTGCGTCAGATACGGACGTACTGTATGCACGCTCTCCGTACAAGCTGATAAAATCAgcatcaatgagttagccagctgtGTTTAATAAACATTTCATCCCTTGTGGACAGACTGAGTAAACATAATTGAGTATCTGACCAAATTACGCAAAATTTCTGTTCTGCGTTGACCGAGATTAATTCATGCGGCTCTGCTGGTTTTCTGATAAGGCTGTGCAGCCCAAGTATCTTAGCATCAGGACCTGACTACTACTGCAtcatctccctcacacacacacacacacacacacacacacacacacacacacacacacacacacacacacacacacacacacacacacacacacacacacacacacacacacacacacacacacacacacacacacacaggggggaAAAGGGCTGAAACTAAGTGATAAAGTGGTAGattaacattacattacattacatccgGCTTTCCTTGACAGGCTAAAAACCTAAAATGTTGGGAAACTTTCAACTCTTTTCTCTAATTTGACGAGAATAGTGTTGGCAAAGGTTATTGTCCAGCACCAGGCCAATGCAGGATTAGCTGCATATGGTTTAAGAGAAGATTAGTGGAGGGGATTAACCAGATGAGGACTATACCTTGCTGCACAGCCCGGCGTCCATTAACTAATTGTAATGATGTACCCCAGTCACATGACATGTGCCTCCAACTGAAGAGAATGTGGTGGCGGGTGGAAGCTAGGCAAAACTTTCCCTGTCTTTTTAAAAAGCTGTCTGTTTATTGGAGAACGTTTTCACAAACCATCACGACAAGCACGTTTCTCTATCTTAATGGCCACTTTATATTGCTCTACCTTTATTTCAACatggaacacagactgagaccaaggtctcttttacagctgggccctgcgtatacatgtttacacatacagtttaggtacaatgattaagaaactacacaagacaaaaaaaacgatcacagataacacaaaaaaatacagcaacagattacatttacacaggttattcccctaacagcacaagaacttgcattacccaaaacagttacaagcaatataaaaatgtaaatcctccaataaatatttaaaatgagCAAGGGGGACAAGAGTCTCAAGTTTAGGTTTAGTCTGCAGACtattccataggcaaggagcgtaacaggaaaaggcagccataaccaactctgtggaaatcgcatgggcctcaagtgtaatccatgttgagacctggttttaggaattctaattctaatattgatgagtgatgataaataagaaggtagtttattcagaagtgctttatagacaaacacgagagcatgttgttctcgtctcacggacagcgaagtccaacccacattttgatataaaacacagtaGTGAGTTCTGTAGCTAGCACCCGTAATAAACCTAAGTGCGCAATGATAAGTAGCATCCAACGATTTAAGTGTTGATGACGTAGCATGCATGTAGATAATATCCCCATAATCTATAACAGACATAAAAGTAGCTTGCACAATTTGACTTCTATTTGTAGAGGACatacatgtcctgtttctatagaggaagccTAGCTTGATTTTTAGCCGTTTACAAAGTTCGTCAATATGCATTTTAAAAGACAGTTTTTCATCCAACCAtatccctaagtatttatatgcagagaaCTGATTAATTCGAGAACCATCTAAGCTTGTAAGTGCAAGTGTATTTTCAACCAACTTTTTTAAcctattaaaaatgaaaaaattGTTTTCTTTGCATTTAAAACAAGTTTCAGCTGTATAAAAGACCCTTGTAATATCTTAAAATCTGTCTCCAATAGAGATAATGCTTGGTCAGCCGTTGAAGCGATAGAGTACATGACATTGTCATCAGCATATAAATTAATTTGACACTTTCTTGTAATGCACATGTTTTTGGAACAGAGGACGGTAATATGAGTTGTCTGACTGCTACAGAACATGCTAACGGCCTTATGCCTGTGTAATGGTGTAGCACGCGATACATCAATAAGCATGTCAGTGGACACAGACTGAAACATTCATGCCATGtcgattagtgtgtgtgtgtgtgttagcgtgtttAAGGGCGTGTTTAAGGGCGTGTTTAAGGGCGTGTTTAATGGCGTGTTTAATGGTGTGTTTAATGGCGTGTTTAATGGCGTGTTTAAGGGCGTGTTTAATGGCGTGTTTAAGGGCGTGTTTAAGGGCGTGTTTAAGGGCGTGTTTAATGGCGTGTTTAATGGCGTGTTTAATGGCGTGTTTAAGGGCGTGTTTAAGGGCGTGTTTAATGGCGTGTTTAAGGGCGTGTTTAATGGCGTGTTTAAGGGCGTGTTTAAGGGCGTGTTTAAGAAGATGAtgccgaagaggatggctgacgtttttaCATGCTCCTGACCAATTGAGCTAATATGTTCGTTTTTTTGTTTGTacgtttttttacttattttgtacataatgttgctgctacaatctcttatgaccgaaaataacttatttacatcagaacagagattactcaccacgaactgttaaaagctttttcctttaacgagtccgacaagaaggatatactgctctgccaggaacaggcccagatccccgtcatttggatgaagaaaagacagaggaaaAGAGGATGCAGattgggctgccttctgagaatccgtaggcgagcgagtaaactcccactgccttccgttctacttgctaacatgcaatcattggaaaataaaattgatgacctacgttTATAATtattctaccaacgggacattaagaactgtacGAACTGtattatcttatgtttcacagagttgtggctgaacaacgacacggctaatatagagctggcgggattttccatgcaccagcagaacagagaagctacgtctggta encodes:
- the LOC139535303 gene encoding trichohyalin-like, whose protein sequence is MDAGLCSKLRNKESENKLRHKESENKLRHKESENKLRHKESENKLRNKESENKLRHKESENKLRHKESEDKLRHKESENKLRHKESENKLRHKESENKLRNNESENKLRNNESENKLRHKESENKLRNKESENKLRNNESENKLRHKESENKLRNKESEDKLRNKESENKLRNNESENKLRNKESENKLRNNESENKLRHKESENKLRNNESENKLRHKESENKLRNKESENKLRNNESENKLRHKESENKLRNKESENKLRNNESENKLRNKESENKFRNKESENKLRHKESENKLRHKESENKLRHKESENKLRNKESEDKLRKRERENKLRHKESENKLRKKESENKLRNNESENKLRNKESENKLRNNESENKLRHKESENKLRNNESENKLRHKESENKLRNKESENKLRNNDSENKLRHKESENKLRNKENENKLRNNESENKLRNKESENKFRNKESENKLRHKESENKLRHKESENKLRHKESENKLRNKESEDKLRKRERENKLRHKESENKLRHKESVNKLRNKESENKLRNKESENKLRHKESENKLRHNESENKLRNNESENKLRNKESENKLRHKESENKLRHKESENKLRNKESENKLRHSESENKLRHKESENKLRHNESENKLRHKESENKLRNKESENKLRHKESENKLRHKESENKLRIKER